A window of the Diabrotica undecimpunctata isolate CICGRU chromosome 1, icDiaUnde3, whole genome shotgun sequence genome harbors these coding sequences:
- the LOC140434257 gene encoding uncharacterized protein, whose protein sequence is MAAELENRKKTRRVLRAIFTRTVNELEGLMKAESLDYENRSLIGTVKISTETELEAEIESCDVYLRKFSKCRTRYNKLMEETKTEASSRHSAVSQNTDEPELTGMRKFRLHTIEFKKYDGSIKGSLAFWAQFKKIHEDDSIDCHDKIEYLIQATVPGSRARQLVESYPAIADNYSKIMESMQSRFGREDLQIEVYIRELLKLILSKSASKKKIDISKLNESIETQLRALETLSITSDKCSAMPFPLIESCLPQELLRVWQRSTNIDCRDGTLENRLKLLMTFLRNEVENEQRIALAAEGFGLSEEVASSSNASVKKSSGFLTAANLINCEISACVFCSGTHGSEDCFKAEKMTFVQKRDVLIGKKACFRCLKVGHQTKRCKTRLRYVICSQAHVVLMCPSLTISQDKHSNSQNENMSSKDVINDQALTNQTKGHVFLQTLRVTLTGKIVHCLFGGSEVANSHNCYEVTIQGKNSTYSFEALDQLTICSDVAPVFHGPWREQAKNLNIDLSDDLQPGPIELLLGADVAGYLYTGGRHKLDCGLVAIETLIGWTLMGKIPTSSKHSDVVMSTLNLLIKDASLSELWEAIGIKEPTDRYTKELL, encoded by the exons ATGGCAGCAGAAttggaaaatagaaagaaaaccaGAAGAGTATTAAGGGCTATTTTTACGCGTACGGTTAACGAATTAGAAGGTCTTATGAAAGCAGAATCATTGGACTACGAGAATAGAAGTCTCATAGGAACTGTTAAGAT TTCTACTGAAACGGAGCTAGAAGCAGAGATAGAGAGTTGTGATGTGTATTTGAGAAAGTTTTCCAAGTGTAGAACCAGATATAACAAGCTGATGGAAGAAACGAAGACTGAAGCATCCAGCAGGCATAGTGCAGTATCCCAGAATACAGATGAGCCAGAGTTAACAGGTATGAGAAAATTTAGATTACATactattgaatttaaaaaatatgatggCAGTATTAAAGGTTCGTTGGCATTCTGGGCACAATTCAAAAAGATTCATGAGGATGATTCTATTGATTGCCATGATAAGATAGAATATTTAATTCAAGCCACAGTACCAGGTAGTAGAGCACGTCAACTAGTAGAGAGCTATCCAGCTATAGCTGACAATTATAGTAAAATTATGGAAAGTATGCAAAGCAGATTTGGCAGAGAAGACTTACAGATAGAAGTATACATTAGAGAGTTACTAAAACTCATTTTGAGTAAGTCTGCATCTAAAAAAAAGATTGATATATCTAAACTGAATGAAAGCATTGAAACTCAACTGCGAGCACTGGAGACATTAAGTATCACATCTGACAAGTGTTCAGCAATGCCATTTCCATTAATCGAATCTTGTTTACCTCAGGAATTGCTTAGGGTATGGCAACGTTCCACAAATATTGATTGTAGAGATGGGACATTGGAAAACAGGTTGAAACTGTTGATGACTTTTCTCAGAAATGAAGTAGAGAATGAACAAAGAATTGCTTTAGCTGCTGAAGGTTTTGGATTGTCTGAAGAAGTGGCTTCATCCTCTAATGCTAGTGTCAAGAAATCATCAGGTTTTCTAACTGCTgctaatttaattaattgtgaAATTTCAGCTTGTGTCTTTTGTTCAGGTACACATGGTAGTGAAGATTGCTTTAAGGCAGAAAAAATGACATTTGTTCAAAAAAGGGATGTTCTCATTGGGAAGAAGGCTTGTTTTAGATGTCTAAAAGTGGGACATCAGACAAAAAGATGTAAAACAAGGCTAAGATATGTTATCTGTAGCCAAGCTCATGTAGTCTTGATGTGCCCCAGTTTAACAATAAGTCAAGATAAGCATAGTAATAGTCAAAATGAGAACATGTCTTCTAAGGATGTCATAAACGACCAGGCTTTGACTAACCAAACTAAAGGTCATGTATTTTTGCAAACGTTGAGAGTTACTTTAACTG GAAAAATTGTTCATTGTCTGTTTGGAGGGTCAGAAGTTGCAAACTCTCATAACTGTTATGAAGTCACAATACAGGGTAAGAACTCTACATATTCTTTTGAGGCCTTAGATCAACTAACAATTTGTAGTGATGTGGCTCCAGTATTTCATGGTCCATGGAGGGAACAAGCCAAGAACCTTAATATTGATTTATCTGATGATCTCCAACCTGGACCAATTGAACTGTTGCTGGGAGCAGATGTCGCTGGTTATTTGTATACAGGGGGTCGTCATAAGCTAGATTGTGGGCTAGTAGCTATAGAAACTCTCATTGGATGGACACTTATGGGAAAAATACCTACCAGTAGTAAACATTCTGATGTTGTCATGTCCACATTGAATCTTCTCATAAAGGATGCTTCCTTAAGTGAGCTTTGGGAAGCAATTGGTATTAAAGAGCCTACAGATAGATATACCAAAGAGCTGCTTTAG